The stretch of DNA gtccttgagagcctgcAAAATGAAGTTGGATACCACTCGACCGTCGTTCCAGTTCATTCGGGGCCCGAACGTGTTGAAAATACGAGCCACTCGCACGTCTACACCGTCCTGCTTCTCGTACGAGTATGCCAGAGTCTCCGCGACTCGTTTTCCTTCGTCGTAGCATGCTCGGGGCCCAATGGGGTTCACGTTGCCCCAGTACGTCTCCTTTTGCGGGTGCTCTTCAGGGTCTCCGTAAATCTCCGATGTCGACGCAATCAGAATCCGAGCCTTGACTCGCTTGGCTAATCCCAGCATGTTGTATGTGCCGAAGAAGCCTGTTTTGAGTGTTTTGACAGGGTTGCTCTGGTAATGGACTGGAGAGGCAGGGCAGGCCAGATGGTAGATCTGGTCCACTTCGACCAGCAAAGAGTCCACCACATCGTGCCGAATGAGCTCAAAGTTGGGGTGACCCATCCAATGCACAATGTTGGCCTTCTGGCCGGTGAAAAAGTTATCGACGCAGATCACGTCGTGACCCATGAGCATGAGTCTGTCGACCAGGTGTGAGCCCACAAAGCCGGCGCCTCCCGTCACCAAGATGCGTTTTTTGGCAAACGGAGACAGCCGCCGCACGTTGGGGTATCTGCCCGAGTCAATTGCCAGCAGCGACTCGGTGATGCCATTGTTTTCGCTGTTAGTTTTGGTGATCTCGACCGTCTCGGCATCCTTAGCATACAGCGCCTTGAGAGCCGCTAGCGGGATGGTTTCGGCGTCTTGCTGGTTGTCCGACGA from Yarrowia lipolytica chromosome 1D, complete sequence encodes:
- a CDS encoding uncharacterized protein (Compare to YALI0D05335g, similar to uniprot|Q96V00 Cryptococcus neoformans UDP- glucuronic acid decarboxylase Uxs1p); translated protein: MEEINISVRHDLTRRYSSDNQQDAETIPLAALKALYAKDAETVEITKTNSENNGITESLLAIDSGRYPNVRRLSPFAKKRILVTGGAGFVGSHLVDRLMLMGHDVICVDNFFTGQKANIVHWMGHPNFELIRHDVVDSLLVEVDQIYHLACPASPVHYQSNPVKTLKTGFFGTYNMLGLAKRVKARILIASTSEIYGDPEEHPQKETYWGNVNPIGPRACYDEGKRVAETLAYSYEKQDGVDVRVARIFNTFGPRMNWNDGRVVSNFILQALKDENLTIYGDGQSTRSFQFVLDLIDGLIKLMNSDYSGPVNLGNSEEYTVKDFAEKIIKLVKEQREDQKCTSEIIMLPGLEDDPHRRRPDTSLAKKELGWQPKWSVEDGLKETIGYFQRQIKFFGV